The Providencia rettgeri genome includes a window with the following:
- a CDS encoding putative protease — protein sequence MQYSLGSILYYWPKQTLEDFYQHAMQSDADIIYLGETVCSKRREMKPNDWIELAQQLAKSGKQIVLSTLALLQAPSELKEISKLVDNGEFLVEAHDFGVINMLVERNLPFVAGHGLNCYNAQTLNILLRQGMVRWCMPVELSRDWLVNLLNQCDDIGIRGKFDVEVMSYGHLPLAYSARCFTARSENKQKDECETCCINYPQGRKVLSQEHQQVFTLNGIQTLSGACYNLGNDLYSMHDLVDIVRISPEGIESLEIFKQFKANENGDIPLNISDKNCNGYWRQIAGLSMVP from the coding sequence ATGCAGTACTCGTTAGGATCTATTCTTTATTACTGGCCAAAACAAACGCTGGAAGATTTTTATCAACACGCCATGCAAAGTGACGCTGATATTATTTATCTCGGTGAGACTGTGTGTAGTAAACGCCGAGAAATGAAGCCCAATGACTGGATAGAACTCGCACAACAACTGGCCAAGAGCGGCAAACAAATTGTTCTGAGTACCCTTGCTCTTCTTCAAGCTCCTTCCGAACTTAAAGAAATCAGCAAGTTAGTTGATAATGGCGAGTTTCTCGTTGAAGCCCATGATTTTGGTGTGATCAACATGTTAGTCGAAAGAAACCTTCCTTTTGTCGCTGGTCACGGTTTGAATTGCTATAACGCACAAACCTTAAATATTCTCTTACGCCAAGGTATGGTGCGCTGGTGTATGCCTGTAGAGTTATCGCGTGACTGGCTGGTTAATTTGCTAAATCAGTGCGATGACATAGGTATTCGTGGCAAATTTGATGTTGAAGTAATGAGCTACGGTCACTTACCACTTGCCTATTCCGCACGCTGCTTTACTGCGCGCTCTGAAAATAAGCAAAAAGACGAATGCGAAACTTGTTGTATAAACTACCCACAAGGGCGCAAGGTGCTTTCTCAGGAACATCAGCAGGTGTTTACGTTGAATGGTATTCAAACGCTCAGTGGTGCTTGCTATAACCTTGGCAATGACCTGTATTCAATGCATGACCTTGTGGATATTGTACGCATATCCCCTGAAGGTATTGAGTCACTTGAGATATTCAAGCAATTTAAAGCGAATGAAAATGGGGATATTCCATTGAATATTTCAGATAAAAATTGCAATGGTTATTGGCGACAAATTGCAGGATTGTCGATGGTGCCTTAA
- a CDS encoding Toxin with endonuclease activity YhaV, whose protein sequence is MIDIDPSTVSLRAKSHLTECSQTTIPAAIRDAYQVFASMLSTGSPPDDWETLSQEAKMATKAVDLNSAIGFLLKNNG, encoded by the coding sequence ATGATTGATATAGACCCAAGCACCGTGTCTTTACGTGCAAAATCCCACCTTACCGAATGCAGCCAAACAACTATCCCTGCGGCTATACGTGATGCCTATCAAGTATTTGCCTCAATGCTAAGTACAGGTAGCCCTCCTGATGACTGGGAAACCTTAAGCCAAGAAGCAAAAATGGCAACAAAAGCCGTTGATCTCAACTCAGCAATAGGTTTCCTACTCAAAAATAACGGTTAA